The Planctomycetota bacterium genome includes the window GAACAGTTCGCCGACGCTGCCGCCGGGGCTGGGCACGTGGCCGACACCGTTGGGGTAGTTGACGGGCGAGTAGTCGTTCTGAATGGTGAAGAAGCCGTTGAGCGTGGAGGTGTTGACCTGATTGGCCTGTGTGAAAGGTGTCAGACCCCACTGATCCACGACACCGGAGGTGACGGTCAGGGCGGCGTTGGCGAACGTCGAGAGCCCCATGACCACGAGAGCGGTAAGACCAAGAGTACGGAACATTCTCATTTTCCTTTCGAGGTTGGTTACGCCGACGCCACATCGGCGGTCGGCCCGGACCCGAGGACATAGAACGAATGGCGTGCCAAACTCGGAGGCGCGGTCGCAAAATCCGTCGAATCACGAAAATGGCGGAAAATGCCGCCAAAAACACCGGTCCGGATGTGCGGTTTGTAACGCCTGCGCGCGGATGTGTCGTCAAGCAACCACGGGCGCGAAGCGATGATGGATGAGAACGACGTGGGGAGAGTGGGGAGTGGGGAGTTGGGAGTGTGGAGTGTGGAGTGAAAGACGGGAGGGGCGCGCCCCCCTGCTTCTACGCCGCACTCCGCATTCCCGACTCCGCACTCAAAAATATCCCGCCGCGCGCGGCGTCGCTACACGGGGGATTTGACGGGCGCGGCCTTCAATGGCGCGACCAATAACTTGCGCAGCACCGCCAGCAGCGTCGTCGGCTGCTCAATGTAGCTGCGCGGCGGACGGTAATACACGGTGCCGGGCTTGTCGGGGGCGGGCGTGTCGACGAGACGCACCGATCCCGCCGCACCGGCGAGCATCGGCGAAAGCTTCTGCACATGATGCGTCGAGAAAATCAGATCGTCGCCATCGAGCTTCAGCGCCATCACATCAAGCTGCGCCAGCGCCGCGCGAATCTCCGCGAGCGTGACCAGAAGCTGCGCCGGCTTGGGCAGCGGGCCGTACGCTTCGACCAGCTCGCGCTCCACCGCCGCGAGCACCTCAAAGTCCCCCGCCCGGTTGATCCGCCGGTACGCATCCATCCGGTGCTTGTCCGAGGGAATGTACGGCCGCGGCAAATGCCCCGACAGACCCAATTCAAGATGCGTCTGCACCGGCGCCCGGCGATGATCGTTCTTCAAATCGCTCGTCGCGTGTTCGAGAAGCTGGCAATACATTTCGTAGCCGACGGAGGCGATGTGCCCGGATTGCTCGGCGCCGAGGATGTTTCCGACGCCGCGGATTTCCATGTCGCGCATGGCGATCTTGAAGCCGGCCCCGAGCATGGAAAACTCCTCGATCGCGCGGAGCCGGCGCTGCGCGACTTCACTGAGCGGGCGCGATTCGGGCAGGAGAAGGTAGCAGTACGCCCGGTGCTTGTATCGCCCGACGCGCCCGCGAAGCTGATGCATCTCCGCGAGGCCGAAGCGATCGCAGTCGGCGATGAACATCGTGTTGGCGGTCGGAATGTCGATGCCCGATTCGATGATGGTGGTGCACACAAGCACATCCGCCTCGCCGCGGATGAACTCGAGCATGACATCCTCCAATTCGTGCCCCGGCATCTGCCCGTGCCCGACGACGAACCGCGCCTCCGGCACGAGCGTCTTCAAATCCGCCGCGACATCGTAAATGCTCCCCACGCGATTGTGCACGAAATAGCACTGGCCCCCGCGATTGATCTCGCGCAGAATCGCATGACGAATCCGCTGCTTTTCGTAAGGAATCACTTCCGTCACGACCGCGCGCCGCTCCGCCGGCGGGGTCGACAAGCTCGAAATATCCCGCAGGCCCAAGAGCGCCATGTGCAGCGTGCGCGGAATCGGCGTCGCCGAGAGCGTCAGCACATCGACCGTCACGCGGAAACGCATCAGCCGGTTTTTATGTTCGACGCCGAACTTCTGCTCCTCATCGACGATCACCATGCCCAGGTCCTTGAAGTACAGATCGTCGGAGAGAATGCGATGCGTGCCGATGACGATGTCGACGCGTCCCTCCGCCAGGCCGGCGAGCGTGTCGCGGACCTGCTGCGTCGTGCGGAAGCGATTGAGCGTCTCGATCTTCACGGGGTAATCGGCCATGCGCTCGCGGAACGTCCGCTCGTGCTGATCGCTCAAGACGGTCGTCGGGCAGAGCACCGCCACCTGCTTGCCCGCCTCGACCGCGCGGAACGCCGCGCGCATGGCAAGCTCGGTTTTGCCGTACCCCACGTCGCCGCAGATGAGCCGGTCCATCGGCTGCGGGTCCGCCATGTCCTTGCGAATCTCGACCATCGCGGCGAGCTGGTCCTCCGTCTCGTCGTACGGAAACTCCGCCTCGAATTGCTTCATCCACATGGTTTCATCGGGATACCGGATGCCCGGCATCGACGCGCGCGCCGCCTGCACGCGCAATAGCTCAGCCGCCAGATCCTTGACCGACTCGGCGACCGCCTCCTTCTGTTTGCGCCACCGCGTTCCGCCGAGCTTCGACAGCGGCGGGCGACCGGCGAAGCCGCCCACGTATTTGTGAACCAGTTCGATCTGCGAGGCCGGCACGTGAAGCAGCGCCTTTTCCGCGAACTCGAGCGTCAGGTATTCCTCGCCGTCGCCTTCCTTGCGCATCGAGCGAAGGCCTTGAAACTTCGCGATGCCGTGATGCTGATGCACCACAAAATCACCCGGCTCGATATCCAAAAACGTATCGACCGCCCGCGCCGCGCTGACCCGACGAATCCGCCGCTTGGCCCCGTACCGATGCAACATCTCGTGATGCGGCACGATGGCGAGCTCGGAGTGCGGAGCGGGGACCGCGGAGTTCGGAGTGCGGAGCGCGGCATCTTCCTTGCCTTTCCACTCCGCATTCCCCACTCCCAACTCCCCACTCCAAATGAACCCCCGATACAGATACCCGACTTCCAGCGCGATCGACTTTGCGCTTCCGGGGGTGTGTTCGTCAATCAACTCCCCGAGCCGCGCCCGCTCCGCCTCGCGCTGGCAGAGCACGACGATGTCCTGCTCCGCCGTCATCTCGCCCAGTTCGACGACCGCCTTCTTGGCATCATGCTCAAACGGCGGCAGCGCGCGAACGGGGAGCGTGATGCGATGTTTCGCCATGCCGGGGGCGGCGAACTGGTTGATGTGCACGATGGCGAATTTGTCGAAGGCCTTGTTGACCGTGCCGGGCGAATAGATGCCTGTCGCATCGGTGAGCCGCTCGTAATACCCGCGCGCCTGCTCGGCGATCTCGAGTGTTTCGTGCTGCACGATGATCGTGTCGGCCCCGAGCATGGACCAGATGCTCGTCGTCCGCTCGTCCGATTGAATCTGCTCCGCCGAAGCGCCGATGAGTCGCACCCCCGGAAGTTTGCGCCCGCTGGCCATTGAGTCCAGGTCCACCTCGGCGATCTCGTCGATCTGATCGCCGAAGAAATCGATACGGACCGGCGTCAGATTGCCCGGCGGACACACGTCGACGATCCCCCCGCGCACCGCGAAATCCCCCGGCTCTTCGACGACATCGACCCGCTCGTACCCCGCCCCCGCGAGCCAGTGGACCAGCTCCGCCTGATCGCAGGTGTCCCCCCGCTTCAGATCGCGCATCAGATTCGTCATCGCCTCGCGCATCGGGACCGCCTGCATGAGCGCCGCGATCGGCGCGACCAGCACGTGCGGCTGATCCCCCTTGAGCAGCCGCCCCGTCACCGCAAGCCGATCCGCCAGAAGTTCG containing:
- the mfd gene encoding transcription-repair coupling factor — protein: MHDWLHQIVDHAAIGKIIDVLREGEHVLAEGAWGSAGHLVAGAIARRAGRPVLLVVAHLDEADEAVEDLSLYEGLDAVGLSALEVMPGETNVSLELLADRLAVTGRLLKGDQPHVLVAPIAALMQAVPMREAMTNLMRDLKRGDTCDQAELVHWLAGAGYERVDVVEEPGDFAVRGGIVDVCPPGNLTPVRIDFFGDQIDEIAEVDLDSMASGRKLPGVRLIGASAEQIQSDERTTSIWSMLGADTIIVQHETLEIAEQARGYYERLTDATGIYSPGTVNKAFDKFAIVHINQFAAPGMAKHRITLPVRALPPFEHDAKKAVVELGEMTAEQDIVVLCQREAERARLGELIDEHTPGSAKSIALEVGYLYRGFIWSGELGVGNAEWKGKEDAALRTPNSAVPAPHSELAIVPHHEMLHRYGAKRRIRRVSAARAVDTFLDIEPGDFVVHQHHGIAKFQGLRSMRKEGDGEEYLTLEFAEKALLHVPASQIELVHKYVGGFAGRPPLSKLGGTRWRKQKEAVAESVKDLAAELLRVQAARASMPGIRYPDETMWMKQFEAEFPYDETEDQLAAMVEIRKDMADPQPMDRLICGDVGYGKTELAMRAAFRAVEAGKQVAVLCPTTVLSDQHERTFRERMADYPVKIETLNRFRTTQQVRDTLAGLAEGRVDIVIGTHRILSDDLYFKDLGMVIVDEEQKFGVEHKNRLMRFRVTVDVLTLSATPIPRTLHMALLGLRDISSLSTPPAERRAVVTEVIPYEKQRIRHAILREINRGGQCYFVHNRVGSIYDVAADLKTLVPEARFVVGHGQMPGHELEDVMLEFIRGEADVLVCTTIIESGIDIPTANTMFIADCDRFGLAEMHQLRGRVGRYKHRAYCYLLLPESRPLSEVAQRRLRAIEEFSMLGAGFKIAMRDMEIRGVGNILGAEQSGHIASVGYEMYCQLLEHATSDLKNDHRRAPVQTHLELGLSGHLPRPYIPSDKHRMDAYRRINRAGDFEVLAAVERELVEAYGPLPKPAQLLVTLAEIRAALAQLDVMALKLDGDDLIFSTHHVQKLSPMLAGAAGSVRLVDTPAPDKPGTVYYRPPRSYIEQPTTLLAVLRKLLVAPLKAAPVKSPV